A single genomic interval of Drosophila virilis strain 15010-1051.87 chromosome 2, Dvir_AGI_RSII-ME, whole genome shotgun sequence harbors:
- the crb gene encoding protein crumbs isoform X1 yields the protein MAMTSAAVYASASANNAHVTQQQQQQTTNQQRQQQRLSRARTKSAAQMTSTYTLLLKRANSAPQWIFLFILIYLATDVASVEVHTKEAYFNGSAYLRLQTPMPTWDHSAISFRSCRGGEILAQQYNKNSIVISVLNDFLQVSLAGPAVIGLNNRLDVRLPYQLLDNRWHTLQFKYEYGNLYLHVDREAIIFANSTYNSQFLTNQDIGNELAILILGNSFSGCLLDGPGLQFVNASKQNAVFGVCPLSYGPCSEHETFTRAQDNYCLNDPCMGHGTCTSSADGYECRCTARYSGKNCQKDNGSPCAKNPCNNGGTCRENSRGDYQCVCHANHSGEHCETEVNIHPLCQSNPCLNNGACVVLSGSSSPTCECPKGYTGARCEIDMDECASQPCQNNGSCIDSINGFSCNCSGTGYMGAFCQTNIDECDDNPCLNGGRCFDTYGGYTCQCQDGWHGEICENPISCQTQQCLNGGTCVDKAIGFQCICAPEYSGELCQLGPSCAQQCPIDSECVGGVCMCKPGTSGPIGHCLPTTTTPLPEQATTARTTPAIPTTNVATTATYITTTKKPSITNTTRTATTTTESKLNKQQHQQQQQQQAQTQRSASLNACPQENCLNGGTCLGYSNNYTCICASGYTGYNCQQSTGDGAAALALTPINCNATNGKCLNGGTCSMNGTHCYCAVGYSGDRCEKTENCSPLNCQEPMVCAQNQCICPENKVCNQCATQPCQNGGECLDLPNGDFECKCQRGWTGRNCANDVDECVLQPKICGNGICKNEKGSYKCYCTPGFTGIHCDSDVDECLSHPCLHGATCHNKLFFFKYGKHRILRQINAYACDCKPGYQGENCEIDIDECISNPCSNGSTCIDMINNFTCSCIPGMTGRICDIDIDDCISAPCLNNGLCIDELGGFHCDCGGTGYEGKNCELNIDECVSNPCTNGAKCIDQVKDYFCECHAGYKGKNCEQDINECESNPCQYNSSCLERSNATLYQLSRVMDLPRVFSQPFSYENASGYECVCVPGIIGKNCEININECESNPCTKHGTCNDGIGTYTCECDPGFEGTHCEINIDECDRYNPCQNGTCIDEINDYECDCDANFGGKNCSVPLIGCISGPCLNNGTCRPFLVNETIHLFNCSCEHGYQGETCEKTTTLSMVVSSLITVKTQRDEGYDINLQFKTTLPNGVLAFGTSGGQNGPVSYILELINGRLNLHSSLLNKWEGVFIGSKLNDSNWHKVFVAINTSHLVLSANDEQAIFPVGSYETANNSQPLFPLTYLGGTIPNLKSYLNHLTHQPTSYVGCMQDVVVNGKWIFPDEHNEPDLDENTKLSYVQSGCPRTQQCNPNPCHSNGECTDLWHTFTCHCPRPFFGHTCQHNMTAATFGHENTTHSAVIVETTDVARRAIRSILDISMFIRTREPTGQVFYLGSDPRKMPTKNVGDSYVSAKLHGGELLVKMLFNGTPEAYTVGAQKLDNGYNHLIEVVRNQTLVQVKLNGTEYFRKTLSTTGLLDAQVLYLGGPAPTRESLLPVSTEPGLDESSVPVSGNTPSKEADDSKDYFKGIIQDVKVSNGSLNMIVEMYPLNVTDVNVNAKPFGAVSIDRTSVLPGEVSDDLCRKNPCKHNAECRNTWNDYSCKCPNGYKGKDCQEIEFCQLVTCPGGSSCQNLDDGYECLTNITFTGQEHSPLAFSYFKEQLPDEIGGMAKQPLLKPVIEIAYRTRAGGTLLFIDNQDSFFEIGVNGGRVTVTWKLTQLHIGESGRFEKENTDGEWNRIYLRAHGGKLEGGWKGWESMVDPTPGFSTDIDQAAFQDLLFSSTQVYLGGMPESRQLRGSTQSSQQGSQFKGCLGEARVGDLLLPYFSNAELYPHTENVSVQLHAQFRLNSTRPEEGCILCFQADCKNGGYCNAPNDEYACTCQAGYEGDDCATDIDECLNTHCENNSTCINQVANFYCECQPGFEGRYCEQNIDECAAQPCHNGGNCTDLIAAYRCDCPDEYTGPQCSALKQMTCENEPCRNDSTCENGFNAQTGNNFTCTCSTGFEGPLCDMPFCELTPCSNGGLCLTTNSIPNCKCSLGYMGRLCEEEIDECASNPCMNGGQCNDLVGGYQCNCTSTGFEGVHCENDIDECIESLEYCGDLGRCINMPGSFKCICQKPYCGAFCNFTDPCNTLNICANGGQCVENCGGEADYYCNCTEGFMGKNCTAPITAKDDGPSTTDIAIIVIPVVVVLLLIAGALLGTFLVMARNKRATRGTYSPSAQEYCNPRLEMDNVLKPPPEERLI from the exons ATGTTGCCTCGGTGGAAGTGCACACGAAGGAGGCATATTTCAATGGGTCCGCTTATCTGCGTCTGCAAACGCCCATGCCCACCTGGGACCACTCTGCGATCAGTTTCCGCTCGTGCCGCGGCGGTGAAATACTCGCCCAGCAATATAACAAAAACTCAATCGTAATCTCAGTGCTCAACGATTTCCTGCAAGTCTCCCTCGCCGGACCAGCCGTCATCGGGCTGAACAATCGCCTGGACGTCAGACTGCCCTACCAACTGTTGGACAATCGCTGGCATACGCTACAATTCAAGTACGAGTACGGTAATCTCTATTTGCATGTGGATCGTGAGGCTATTATATTTG CCAACTCGACGTACAACAGCCAGTTTCTCACCAATCAGGACATCGGCAACGAGTTGGCCATACTGATATTGGGCAATTCGTTCTCGGGCTGCCTGCTGGATGGACCTGGACTGCAGTTCGTGAATGCATCCAAACAGAATGCCGTATTTGGAGTCTGCCCATTATCGTATGGTCCGTGCAGTGAGCACGAAACATTTACTCGGGCGCAGGACAACTATTGTCTGAATGATCCCTGCATGGGTCATGGCACCTGTACTTCAAGTGCCGATGGCTACGAATGCCGCTGCACGGCACGGTACTCGGGCAAGAACTGTCAGAAGGACAATGGCTCGCCGTGCGCCAAGAATCCGTGCAATAATGGCGGCACCTGTCGCGAGAACTCACGCGGTGACTACCAATGCGTCTGTCATGCAAATCATAGTGGCGAACACTGTGAGACCGAGGTCAATATACATCCGCTCTGCCAGTCGAATCCGTGTTTAAATAATGGCGCGTGCGTTGTGCTGAGCGGCAGCTCCAGTCCCACCTGCGAGTGCCCTAAGGGCTATACGGGCGCCCGTTGCGAAATCGATATGGATGAGTGCGCCTCACAGCCTTGCCAGAACAATGGCAGCTGCATCGATAGCATCAATGGAttcagctgcaactgcagcggcaCCGGCTACATGGGCGCCTTCTGTCAGACGAACATCGATGAGTGCGATGACAATCCGTGCTTAAATGGCGGGCGCTGCTTTGATACATACGGCGGCTACACCTGCCAGTGCCAGGATGGCTGGCACGGCGAGATCTGCGAGAATCCCATTAGCTGCCAGACGCAGCAGTGCCTCAATGGCGGCACCTGTGTCGATAAGGCCATCGGCTTCCAGTGCATCTGTGCGCCCGAATATAGCGGCGAGCTCTGCCAACTGGGTCCGAGCTGTGCCCAGCAGTGTCCCATCGATTCGGAGTGTGTTGGcggcgtgtgtatgtgtaagcCAGGAACTTCGG gCCCCATTGGTCATTGcctgccaacaacaacaacaccgcTACCAGAACAAGCAACCACTGCAAGAACAACCCCAGCTATTCCCACAACAaatgttgcaacaacagcaacatataTTACTACCACCAAAAAACCTTCAATAACCaacacaacaagaacagcaacaacaacaacagaaagtaaactaaacaaacagcaacaccaacaacaacaacaacaacaagcacaaacGCAACGCTCGGCCTCCCTGAATGCATGTCCCCAAGAAAATTGCTTGAATGGTGGCACCTGCCTAGGATATAGTAACAATTATACCTGTATATGTGCTAGTGGATACACAG GTTACAACTGCCAGCAGAGCACGGGCGATGGCGCCGCCGCTTTGGCCTTAACGCCCATCAACTGCAACGCCACGAATGGCAAGTGCCTGAATGGAGGCACCTGTTCCATGAATGGCACCCATTGTTACTGTGCCGTTGGCTACTCTGGCGATCGCTGCGAGAAGACAGAGAACTGTTCGCCACTCAATTGCCAGGAGCCAATGGTCTGTGCTCAGAACCAATGCATTTGCCCAGAGAACAAGGTGTGCAATCAGTGCGCCACACAACCCTGCCAGAATGGCGGAGAGTGCCTTGACCTGCCCAATGGGGACTTCGAGTGCAAGTGCCAGCGAGGCTGGACAGGGCGGAACTGTGCCAACGATGTGGATGAATGCGTACTGCAGCCAAAAATCTGCGGCAATggcatttgcaaaaatgaGAAGGGCTCCTACAAGTGCTACTGTACGCCTGGATTCACGGGCATCCATTGTGACTCCGATGTAGATGAATGCCTCAGTCATCCGTGCCTGCACGGCGCCACATGCCACAACAAG ttgtttttctttaaatatggAAAGCATCGGATATTGAGACAA ATCAATGCCTACGCGTGCGACTGCAAGCCTGGCTATCAGGGGGAGAACTGCGAAATTGATATTGACGAGTGCATTAGCAATCCGTGCTCGAATGGCTCCACTTGTATTGATATGATTAACAATTTCACGTGCTCCTGCATACCGGGTATGACGGGTCGCATATGTGACATTGACATCGATGACTGCATCTCGGCGCCCTGCCTCAACAATGGCCTGTGCATAGACGAGCTGGGTGGCTTCCATTGCGACTGCGGCGGCACGGGATACGAGGGCAAGAACTGTGAGCTGAATATTGATGAATGCGTATCGAATCCATGCACGAATGGCGCCAAGTGCATAGATCAGGTGAAGGACTATTTCTGTGAGTGCCATGCTGGCTACAAGGGAAAGAACTGTGAACAGGATATCAATGAGTGCGAGAGCAATCCCTGTCAATACAACAGTAGCTGCTTGGAACGCTCCAATGCCACCTTGTATCAGCTAAGCAGGGTTATGGACTTGCCACGTGTCTTCAGTCAGCCCTTCAGCTATGAGAATGCCAGCGG atatgaatgtgtgtgcgtgccagGCATCATAGGCAAGAACTGTGagatcaatataaatgaatgcGAGAGTAATCCGTGCACCAAGCACGGCACCTGCAATGATGGA ATTGGTACCTACACCTGCGAATGTGATCCGGGCTTTGAGGGTACACACTGTGAGATCAACATTGATGAATGCGATCGATATAATCCCTGCCAGAATGGCACCTGCATTGATGAGATTAATGACTACGAATGCGACTGTGATGCCAATTTTGGTGGCAAGAATTGCTCTGTACCGCTAATTGGCTGCATCAGTGGTCCCTGTTTAAATAATGGCACATGTCGCCCATTTTTAGTGAACGAAACGATACACCTGTTCAACTGCTCATGCGAGCACGGCTACCAGGGAGAAACCTGCGAGAAGACCACAACCTTGTCCATGGTTGTCAGCAGTCTGATAACGGTAAAGACGCAACGTGACGAGGGCTACGACATTAATTTGCAGTTCAAGACAACGCTGCCAAATGGTGTTCTTGCCTTTGGAACCTCCGGTGGTCAGAACGGACCGGTTAGCTATATACTGGAACTGATCAATGGAAGGCTGAATTTACATTCATCGCTGCTGAACAAATGGGAGGGCGTTTTCATTGGATCCAAGCTGAATGATAGTAATTGGCACAAAGTGTTTGTGGCCATCAATACGTCGCACTTGGTGCTTTCTGCCAATGATGAGCAGGCCATCTTTCCCGTGGGTTCCTATGAGACAGCCAACAATAGCCAGCCCTTGTTCCCACTAACCTATCTGGGCGGAACCATACCCAATTTAAAGTCATATCTAAACCATCTGACGCATCAGCCCACCAGCTATGTGGGCTGCATGCAGGATGTCGTCGTCAATGGCAAATGGATCTTTCCCGATGAGCACAACGAGCCCGATTTGGATGAGAATACCAAATTGTCCTATGTACAAAGCGGCTGTCCGCGCACGCAGCAATGCAACCCAAATCCGTGTCACTCCAATGGCGAGTGCACAGATCTTTGGCACACCTTCACCTGCCACTGTCCCAGGCCTTTCTTTGGACACACATGCCAGCACA ATATGACGGCAGCCACCTTTGGACATGAGAATACCACACACTCGGCTGTGATTGTGGAGACGACAGATGTAGCCAGACGCGCCATACGCTCCATTTTGGACATATCCATGTTTATACGAACGCGCGAACCAACGGGTCAGGTCTTCTACCTGGGAAGCGATCCGCGCAAGATGCCCACAAAGA ACGTTGGCGACTCGTATGTGTCTGCTAAGCTGCATGGTGGTGAGTTGCTGGTGAAGATGCTGTTTAATGGCACGCCAGAGGCATATACGGTCGGTGCACAAAAGCTGGACAATGGCTACAATCATCTCATCGAGGTGGTGCGTAATCAGACACTGGTGCAGGTCAAGCTCAATGGTACCGAGTACTTCCGCAAGACGCTGTCGACGACGGGTCTGCTGGATGCACAGGTGCTCTACTTGGGCGGGCCGGCGCCAACGCGCGAATCTTTGCTGCCAGTTAGCACAGAGCCGGGCTTAGATGAGAGCAGCGTGCCCGTAAGCGGCAACACGCCGTCCAAGGAGGCGGACGACAGCAAGGATTACTTCAAGGGCATAATACAGGATGTTAAAGTGAGCAATGGTTCGCTCAATATGATCGTCGAAATGTATCCACTGAATGTGACCGATGTAAATGTGAACGCCAAGCCCTTTGGAGCGGTCAGCATTGATCGAACGTCGGTACTGCCGGGCGAGGTGTCGGACGATTTGTGCCGCAAGAATCCGTGCAAACACAATGCCGAGTGCCGCAACACATGGAACGACTATAGTTGTAAATGCCCGAATGGTTACAAGGGCAAGGATTGTCAGGAGATTGAGTTCTGTCAGCTGGTCACCTGTCCAGGCGGCAGTAGCTGCCAGAATCTGGACGATGGCTACGAGTGCTTAACCAATATCACATTCACTGGCCAGGAACATTCGCCGCTAGCCTTCTCCTACTTCAAAGAGCAGCTGCCAGATGAGATTGGCGGCATGGCCAAGCAGCCGCTACTGAAACCGGTAATTGAAATTGCATATCGCACACGTGCCGGTGGCACTCTGCTCTTCATTGACAATCAGGATAGCTTCTTTGAAATTGGCGTAAATGGCGGCAGGGTCACTGTCACATGGAAGCTGACCCAGCTGCACATTGGTGAGTCAGGGCGCTTCGAGAAGGAGAACACGGATGGCGAATGGAATCGCATTTATTTGCGTGCACATGGCGGTAAACTTGAGGGCGGCTGGAAGGGTTGGGAATCGATGGTAGATCCCACGCCTGGCTTCTCAACGGACATCGATCAGGCGGCGTTCCAGGATCTGCTCTTCAGTAGCACCCAAGTCTATTTGGGCGGCATGCCAGAGTCGCGTCAATTGCGCGGCTCCACACAATCCTCCCAGCAGGGCTCCCAGTTCAAGGGCTGCCTGGGTGAGGCGCGCGTCGGTGATCTACTGTTGCCCTATTTCTCCAATGCCGAACTCTACCCGCACACTGAGAATGTGTCCGTGCAGCTGCATGCACAATTTCGCCTGAACTCGACCCGACCCGAGGAGGGCTGCATTTTGTGCTTCCAAGCGGACTGTAAAAATGGCGGCTACTGCAATGCGCCCAACGATGAATACGCGTGCACCTGCCAGGCGGGCTACGAGGGCGATGACTGCGCCACGGACATCGACGAGTGCCTCAACACGCACTGCGAAAACAATTCCACATGCATAAATCAGGTGGCCAACTTCTATTGCGAGTGCCAGCCCGGCTTCGAGGGTCGCTACTGTGAACAGAACATTGACGAATGCGCCGCCCAGCCATGTCACAATGGCGGCAACTGCACCGATCTGATCGCTGCCTACCGCTGCGACTGCCCCGACGAGTACACGGGTCCGCAGTGCAGTGCGCTCAAGCAGATGACTTGCGAAAATGAGCCTTGTCGCAATGATTCCACCTGTGAAAATGGATTTA ATGCTCAAACCGGGAATAACTTTACATGCACATGCTCTACAGGATTTGAGGGCCCACTATGTGACATGCCCTTCTGCGAGCTGACACCCTGCTCCAATGGAGGGTTGTGTCTGACCACGAATTCC ATACCAAATTGCAAGTGCAGTCTGGGCTATATGGGTCGCCTTTGTGAGGAGGAGATCGATGAATGTGCCTCCAATCCCTGCATGAATGGTGGCCAATGTAACGATCTTGTAGGTGGCTATCAATGCAACTGTACGTCCACTGGCTTTGAAGGCGTGCACTGTGAAAACGACATAGACGAGTGCATCGAGAGCTTGGAGTATTGTGGCGATCTCGGACGCTGCATCAACATGCCGGGCAGCTTTAAGTGCATTTGCCAGAAGCCCTACTGTGGCGCCTTCTGTAACTTTACCGATCCGTGTAATACGCTAAACATTTGCGCCAATGGCGGCCAGTGCGTGGAGAACTGCGGCGGCGAAGCGGATTACTACTGCAATTGCACCGAGGGTTTTATGGGAAAGAACTGCACAGCGCCG ATAACGGCCAAGGATGATGGTCCATCGACAACAGACATTGCTATTATTGTCATACCTGTTGTTGTCGTCCTGCTGTTGATTGCTGGTGCACTGTTGGGCACGTTTCTGGTGATGGCACGCAATAAGCGTGCCACACGTGGCACCTACAGTCCCAGCGCACAGGAGTACTGTAATCCTAGGCTGGAAATGGACAATGTGCTCAAGCCACCGCCAGAAGAACGACTTATTTAG